The region GAATTTTATTGGAGCATTTAGTTTTTTATTCACGAAGGGGTTGGTGCTGGTTGTCTATGCTGTAATCGCGATTAGTATTTCCTGGCAGTTGACTGTGGCATCAATCTTGCTGTTTGGACTGATGGCGGTGGGTTTAACCACGCTAAATCGGCGGGTGAGAGAGTTGAGTTTTCCAGTCTCGCAAGCGCGAGGAGAATTTACAGCGATCGCCTCGGAATTTATCAACGGCATTCGCACCGTGCAGGCTTTTGCTACCCAGGATTTTGAGCGGCAACGGTTTTATCGGGTGAGTGATGCGATCGCCGAAACCAGCACGCAAGCCATCATGCAAATATCAATTGTGCGCCCCTTAGCAGAAGCGATCGCCAGCACGATTTTGATTGGCATGATTGTGATAGGCATGAGTGTATTTGTGGTGAATGGAACGTTGCAAGTCGGTTCGCTGTTGACGTTTATTTTCTTGCTGTTTCGCCTGGTGCCTGCGATTCAAGAAATCAATGGTAACCTGGCTGCGATGGTCAGTATGCAAGGATCGCTGCACGCAATTGAGGACTTACTACGCCGTGATAACAAACCCTATCTGCCCAACGGCTATCGACAGTTTGCAGGTTTGCAACACGCTATTGAATTGACTTCGGTAGACTTTGGCTACGACCAGCATTCTCTGGTGCTGCAAAATATCACACTGACCATTCCTAAAGGGCAAACCGTCGCGTTGGTTGGCTCTTCTGGGGCAGGCAAATCAACTCTGGCAGATTTGATCCCGCGATTTTATGACCCGACTCAGGGCGAAATCTATGTAGACGGCATGAATTTGCGGGAGTTTGATGTTACATCTTTGCGAAAACGGATTGCCGTTGTTAGCCAGGATACGTTTATCTTCAACACTTCTGTTCGTAATAATATTGCCTACGGGTTAGAAGGGATTAGCGATGCTGAGGTGATGGCAGCCGCAAAACTCGCCAATGCCGCAGAGTTTATTGAAGATTTGCCCGAAGGCTTGGATACGGTGTTGGGCGATCGCGGGGTGCGGCTTTCGGGTGGACAACGCCAACGAATTGCGATCGCGCGGGCACTACTCCGCAATCCTGAAATCCTGATTCTGGATGAAGCCACCAGTGCGCTGGATTCTGTCTCGGAACGGCTAATTCAAGCGTCCTTAGAAGAACTGTCTGTAGGACGAACGGTGATTGCGATCGCCCACCGCCTCTCAACGATTGCCAATGCCGATAAGGTCGTGGTGATGGAGCAGGGACGAATTGTGGAGCAGGGCACGTATCAGGAGTTGTTAACACTCCGAGGCAAACTCTGGAACTATCACCAGATGCAAAACAACCAGGCATTAAATTCTTCTAGTTAATAGTGACGGTTATTCTGAAATACTAAGCAACGCATATTCTTCAACCTTACGAGCATCGTTATCTTGCCAATTTGTGCTGACAACTTCTATCACTTTCTCTTGCAGGCAGAACAGGAACAGCAACGTGCTAAGCGAGAACGCCTGCAGGTAGAATAGGCACACCAATGTGCCAATCACTTAGCGGCAAAATTAAGAAAACCCGGCATTGACCCAGACCAAGCATGAAGGGGCGATCGCTGATTGCAATGCAGCATTGTGGATATTGCTCTTTGCGATCAAGCATTGGCTAAAGCAGATTGGTGATGGGTTTGAACGGTTGAGGATGCTGTTTGGGAGATGGGGAATCGTTGCGGCGAGATCTTGAATTGGCGATCGCAAACGATAACCCGCCATAAAAGCATGACTTTCGATCAGCGTTCGCTTGCAAAACTGACACAAACACAACAGGGTGGCGCGATCGCAATGTTAGGTTATTAAGCAATCAGGACTACCGAGTTTTTACAACCTACATCGCCAGAACAGTTTTAACTTGATGAAGAGCTTGTAAAGCATTGACCTTTCATCTCAGACTTTCCTGATTTATAAAGAAGGATTCGTAAAGTAATGTGGAAATAATGTGGAAATCGAAAATGATAGGACAGTTTGGAACTTTTGATATTGATAATTATGGTGACCTTTTGTATCCCATTATTTTTGAAAAGATGTATCGAGTTCGCGGCGGCAATGATGAAATTTACAAATTCAGCTTTCTAGAAAATATCTCTTTGCTAGATTCTGGCTACTCTACTAAAGCTATTCAAAATAAAATACTTAGTTATGAATCTCAATTAGATACTCATCAAAAAATCATGATGATAGTTGGGGGTGGGGACCTACTACGCGTTGACTGGAACACGATTGCCTCCCACTACAGTAGAGTCTGCCTAAAAAATAAGAAAGATCAAATATCCTTTTTCTTGCAAAAATTTATAAGAAAGCTAAAAAGAAATAAGCTTGAATTTAAAGACTATTTTAGAAGTAAATATATGAACTATCCAGCATCTGGACCATTTATTCTTGACCCTGAGAAATCACCATTAATACAATCTATTATCTATTGTTCATGTGGTGTTCCATTTTCTTTTTCTGATTCTGATAAAAGTCAAATCGCACATGCATTTAATAATGCGGATTTTATATATTTGCGTGATGAAGAATCCAGGAATAAGTTGTTGGAGTCTGGAGTTAAAAAGGAAATTCATGTTTCTCCTGATATCATAGTAACTTTAAGCGATTTTTTTGATTTTTCCACTGAGAAGAAAAAAGGAGAGAAAATTTTAGAGAGATTTGGAGTAGATATAAAGCAGAAGAAGATTTGTTTTCAAGCTGGTTCTGAATCCATAACAGAAACTGATGAAAGAGTACTGATCGAGCAGCTTAAGAGGTACCGAGAAAAAACAAATTCTGAGATATTTTTGTTGCCTATTAGGCGCTGTCACTCGGATGATAAATATCTAGAAAATTTTTCTAGAAAGACATACGGTTTGTTCAAATATATCAATGTCAACTCGATTTTTGAGATTATCTCAGTTTTAGCTGCGTCCGACATTTTTTTGGGTACCAGTTTGCATGGAAATATCACAGCATTCTCATTTGGAATTCCTCACTTATTTGCTCCAATAAATGTTGATAAAAGGGAGGGATTTATAAATATGGTGAATCTATCCAATGAAGTAAAGTTAAGGTCTTGGTCTGAAATTAGTGATAGACTTGAATGGCTCGAATCTTTAGAAAAAGAATATTTTTTAAAACATGCATCTGCAGCGAAGAATAAAGTAAATAAGGTTTTTGACCTTTTATTTAGTAGATTGAATAGAAACAATACATAAGATGAACGGTTAATAAATCTTCTTGCTGATTTCTGTAATGAGTTCAAAAAGTAGATATGGCAACTATGAAACCTTTAGTGAGTGTATGTATTCCTGCCTATAATGGTGAAAGATATCTTAAAGAGTGCATTGACAGCATTCTTGCGCAAACTTTCACAGATTTTGAGCTTTTAATCATAGATGATAGTTCTTCTGATAAAACTTTTGAAATTGCTCAAGAATACGCAAAGAATGATTCAAGAATTAAAGTCTTTAAAAATGAGAAGAACCTTGGTTTAGTTGGTAACTGGAATCGTTGCATTGAATTAGCACAAGGAGAGTGGATAAAATTTGTCTTTCAAGATGACCTGATTGTTTCCAACTGTTTAGAGAGAATGCTACAGGCTTGTGATACTGAGTGTAAAATTGCCTTTTGTCGTAGAAG is a window of Leptolyngbyaceae cyanobacterium JSC-12 DNA encoding:
- a CDS encoding ABC-type multidrug transport system, ATPase and permease component (IMG reference gene:2510098599~PFAM: ABC transporter transmembrane region; ABC transporter), encoding MSNKLPLVVENFVKATSFWQDNRLILRELRFFPWVVALALLFPLLAAIFEGFGIGFLLAFLQNLVTPDAEPVRSGNEWIDVWVLGANGSSLEQLFRVSGLILLSTWIRAIFNYLTSVYMGLARIRLVDRLYRQIFEQLQSLSLSFFGQTRAGNLVNTLTSEVGQLQNFIGAFSFLFTKGLVLVVYAVIAISISWQLTVASILLFGLMAVGLTTLNRRVRELSFPVSQARGEFTAIASEFINGIRTVQAFATQDFERQRFYRVSDAIAETSTQAIMQISIVRPLAEAIASTILIGMIVIGMSVFVVNGTLQVGSLLTFIFLLFRLVPAIQEINGNLAAMVSMQGSLHAIEDLLRRDNKPYLPNGYRQFAGLQHAIELTSVDFGYDQHSLVLQNITLTIPKGQTVALVGSSGAGKSTLADLIPRFYDPTQGEIYVDGMNLREFDVTSLRKRIAVVSQDTFIFNTSVRNNIAYGLEGISDAEVMAAAKLANAAEFIEDLPEGLDTVLGDRGVRLSGGQRQRIAIARALLRNPEILILDEATSALDSVSERLIQASLEELSVGRTVIAIAHRLSTIANADKVVVMEQGRIVEQGTYQELLTLRGKLWNYHQMQNNQALNSSS
- a CDS encoding hypothetical protein (IMG reference gene:2510098601~PFAM: Polysaccharide pyruvyl transferase); protein product: MIGQFGTFDIDNYGDLLYPIIFEKMYRVRGGNDEIYKFSFLENISLLDSGYSTKAIQNKILSYESQLDTHQKIMMIVGGGDLLRVDWNTIASHYSRVCLKNKKDQISFFLQKFIRKLKRNKLEFKDYFRSKYMNYPASGPFILDPEKSPLIQSIIYCSCGVPFSFSDSDKSQIAHAFNNADFIYLRDEESRNKLLESGVKKEIHVSPDIIVTLSDFFDFSTEKKKGEKILERFGVDIKQKKICFQAGSESITETDERVLIEQLKRYREKTNSEIFLLPIRRCHSDDKYLENFSRKTYGLFKYINVNSIFEIISVLAASDIFLGTSLHGNITAFSFGIPHLFAPINVDKREGFINMVNLSNEVKLRSWSEISDRLEWLESLEKEYFLKHASAAKNKVNKVFDLLFSRLNRNNT